The Jaculus jaculus isolate mJacJac1 chromosome 1, mJacJac1.mat.Y.cur, whole genome shotgun sequence nucleotide sequence atttgcagtggctgaaggccctggcaggcccattctctctatatatacctgactctatgtctctgtctctcttttgtttatttatttgagtcagagagagagggagagaccaagagtgagaatggacatgtcagggcttccagccactgcaaatgaactccagacatgttcgcctccttgtgcatctggctaatgtgggtcctggggaattgaacctggatcctttgactttgcaggcaagtgtcttaactgataagccacccCCCCCAGCCctgtgtctctcataaataaagtaaataaataacaaagttatgcaaaggtttttaatttttttatttgcaagcagagagaaaccaagagagagagagagattggtgcactagggcctctagccactgcaaatgaactccagattccagATACAttcgctactttgtgcatctagctttatgtgggtgctggagaatttaactgtgggccattaggctttgcaggtaagcaccttaaccattgagcaatctctccagtcattGTAAAGTGTTAGGAATCATCCCAGTGTGACAGTAGGCTCTCTCCTTTCCAGATTTAGAATAATCCTTCTTGTCAAAATGAGATAGCCTTAAGCTAagttaaaaattgtgtgtgtgctaACATCAATCTTTCTAGAGGAGAGTACCTAGACCATGTTTGTCATACTCTCAAAGTGATTCATAACAAAAATTCTTTAGGCAATTCCTGTGAGTAAATCTTATATAAGCTTTTGATAGGGTATACTGTCTATACAAAAGAATGGGTTTGATAACATTTTTGTACATGCATATTTCACCATATTTACTCCTGTCACACTTATCTCTCTTTTAGTAATCTTTATCTTTCTAATAGCCACTTTCTACACCTTAATTCTGTCAGTTTTATTTCCCAAGATGATCGCCAATAACATCCATCTCtctgcagatgacatggttcCAGTCTTCTATATGATTGAATAATACTACACTGTATATGTATGCAGCACACAAATCACGATCACCCACCCCTGGGAAGGGTAGATGACTCAGTCAGGAAAACAGGTGCCACAcaggcatgaagacctgggtttgggcCCTTGGCACCCATATAGAAACTGGGCACAGTGGAGCATACCTGGAGCACCAGCACCCGGGAGGTGAGTACAGGAGGCTGGCACAAAGGGAGAGGGGTTCTTCCCACTCCTGCCATGAAACTCACGCTGCACCTTGAGCAACAGTGCCCTGGCTCAGGCGGAGAAGGGCACAGGGGTGCGGTGCCTGAGCTGTTGGACTGTGCGGGTGGGGCGGGGGCTCTGAGAGAAACCCCCCCCATAGGCCCCATCAGGCTTATGCAATGCAAGATGTTTCTTCTGAGTCTTGTCTAGCTACCCAAGAATAGAATGGACAGAAAGGGAAAGGTAACAAATGAGGGTTTATTTACCCAGGAATCCAACTAGACTCGAAGAGAAAACTAAGAGGGCAAAGGGGGCGGTTCCTGACTGACTCTTGGTAGCGATGGGCTCATGACCAAGAGGACACGAAAGCATAACAGCTCGATCGCTGGGTGGAAGCGGATTGCGGACAAAGAGAGCACCAAGGCGTTACAGCTCTGAGTCCTTCACAGGCTCCTTCGCCAGACCAGTCACGAGGCCCTGAAGCAGGAACTGTCGGCTCCCACCTAGCAGGAGCTCGGGGCTTCCTCTGAGGCAGGTGCcaatccaagcacagagagagagagagggagggagagggagagggagagggagggagggagggagcaggtcAGGACATAGGTATGGGTCCAGTACCCCAGCACAAGCAGCAGCTGCGGAGGCTCTCAGGCCTGGCATCACAGGCTCAAGCAGCTCCAGGGAGCCTCAAAAGCAGGCGTAAGTCCAGGAGCCCCCGTGTAGGCAGCATCCTGGCGCCTGGAGGGGAGTCTTCTCTCAACATTGTCTGCTGAGATCCCGGAGACAGACAGGGACTGGGAGGCGAGTGCCTCTCCTGTTACCATGGTGACCACCAAGTAGCAAGTAGCGGTACCAGCTTGAGAAACTGGAAGAGGATGCAGCAGCAGAGGGGAGCACCAGCAGAAGTTCCCGTGCTCGTGCTCACGGTCCAGCCATCCTCTGGAGAAGAGCTGAGCAATCGGGAGAGAAGCGGCCCTGGTTTTCAGAAAGCAGGCCGGCCGCAAAGCCACTTGCATCTGTTTCGCTGTGGTTGTGCTGCTGTGGATGTTGTTTTCCCAAGCCCCACCTGCCAGCCCCCATCTGCCAGCTGAGGGAGGCGCCTTCGCATCTGAGCCCCCGCCTGCTGCCAGGTCTGATCCGCAGGGACTCCTTGTTCCCCTCTCACTTATGCTAAGCCCTATGGGGCAGCAGTCTTGAGAACTTAAAGTGTATGTTGGCActaggggcaaaaaaaaaaaaaaaaaaaaaagcaaaaaacctcAGACCGAGCTCAACTCTTGAGTAGGCTGATAACTCACATCAAAGGACTGAGAGCAGCTGAGACATTTCCACCTCCACACAGATAATATCTGCCTCTCCCTTAGTATTCTGTCATTCAAGGTGCCTAGAAAACAATTTATTCACAGAAGATTAAAAGAAACTATCCAATGGAATCGAGTGTCGAGGGTTAAGCCAATCAACAGAGTCTGACCTGAGCTTGGCTCAGTCGTTAGAAAAACCTTTCAAGTGGCTGTTATTAAAAGGTTCTAGCAGGAAAAGTATACAGCACGGATAAGCCAAtataaatttaagaagaaaaggcAGACACCATTAAAATCTAAAGATAGTGCTAGAGTGAAAGCATGATAGCAAATATGAATGTGAACAAAAGCAGTGGAATCAAAAGTAAAAAGTATTAATGAAAAACAACTAATAGACCAAACACACTCACTAAAACCTAAGCAGAATGATACATTTCAGTGCCTCACAATGAGTTGTTGGTTAGAGAGGCTACTGAGGCCACTGTTGTCATTACTCTGGGTCACCTATCAAATATAGATGGTAAATCCCCATTGCTAAAGATAAAATACTCTTCCATTTCAGGACATAGAGAGATCAGGATGATACTAAGCTGGAAGTTTTCTCCCCATTGGCTAACCCATGCAGCTCCCAAgaaagaactcatacctggtattgAGAACCAACTAAGAATTCTATGGACAGGAAACTCACAGACTCCAAAGAGACTCCCCCACTGCTTTTTAGCTAGGAAGAGTGGGTATGCACATCAAAATACCTCTCAAGAgttatgtttatcccctttagtCCAAGCATCTCTCAGTCGTGGATGGAGAAtgtgttttatcttacagatggcagaaaacACTAGGGGGATCCAAGACCCATCAatatgacaaaaaacaaaaagaaatctactGGCTCAGCCTAAGATGTGTCATCTCTACCACATTTACCTGGGCCCTGGagacactgcagaggaagcagcaattCTAGCCCAAGCACTGCTCTCATTGCTAgcttgacaaccagctccagggagatggtgacagacactgtggtctcactaaagcataaatccagaggttacagaaaactcaacactaatgCCTGCTAATGACTCctaaggcttagggaacattgtagaagataGGGTGAAAAAGATGTAAGAACATGGTCACCTCTATACACAGagactaactgaggccttcatgaccccacagtgaatacccataaccccactgaggaggaccttcaGTAAAATGGAGCAGGAGAGAGATGTAAGactataatctttttaaaaaataaataagggctggagagatggcttagcagataaggcacttgcctgcaaagctaagaacccaggttcaattccccaaagacctacataagccagatgcacaaggtggcacatgcatctagagtttgtttatagcagctgaatgccctgtcacacccattctctctctctctctctctctctctctctctctctctctctctctcaaataaataaaatggttttttttaattttttaagtgtttttttaagttgaaacctAACTAATTGTCTAGTTACAATTCCCCACAAAACCGCAGACTGAGTAATAACTAAGTCTCTAGGCAACATATTCAAAGCTGtgactaaaaatttaaaaaaatccaccccaaaaaaataatatggaaagaaaaaccaaaccccaGTCCTCAGGTTCAATGAAGAGGACTCAGCTACACACAAGCTAATCATGAGCAGTGCTCTGCTTggctcaggaggctggagacatCCTAACAACTCCAGTCAGAGCATTAACTTCAAGTTGCCTGCTTCCAGTTTCCAAGTCTTGAATAAAGATCGTAGTTTTTCTGTTACAAAACCCCTCTCAtaagttgttttatttacaaTGGCAACTCTGAAAAGTTCACTGAAGTTAACTAGACAATAAACCAGGCAGAAATCGCTTTACAGAAGACAGAAAAAGCCCAAGATGCCACTCTCTCTAGAGAACCCGTAGCTCAGTTTTATTGACAGTAAAGAAAGACAACTTTCGCCCACACTTGAAGGAACTCCGCCTTTAACTTGGAATCTGTACTCAGACTACACATGCAAGGACACTATTATGCTAATACAATTGATTTGCTGCTGCATTTCCCTACTGTGTGTCTAATATTAACATCATAAACAGAGCAGTGCAACTAGTATTTGGAACAATCCTTATAGTGTTACAGTGTCAGGCAcaactttttatttctcttcacacCACTGGTTCTCTTTGAGCACATGGGCCTCTTCCTCTTGGGTAAAGTCATTTTTGATATTGAAGGTTTTGCAGATCTCCTCAGGAGTCTTCCCCTTAATCATATTGGCAACAGTCTTGCATGTAACGTCCAGCAAACCTTTGATGGCTAAGTATTTTACAGCCAGAATAACTTCAAAAAGTGTTCCTTGGTCAACTTTCAGGAATTCTTGGTCCCACACAGGGATATCATCTGTCCACTTCTCTTTGTTCTCATCATCCTCAGGAGGAGGAGGGTCTTCCTTATGGTGGGTACACCACTGAATGACCTGTTTTAGTATTGCTGCATTAGCATTTGGTAGGGGAACTGAGTCATcatctccttcatcatccattccCAAATCTTCCAACATGGTTTTGATGGTCGCAGACTGCTTGGCGATTTCTACATCAACTTCAAATATTTCTCCATCAGAACTTTGCAACT carries:
- the LOC101613246 gene encoding S-phase kinase-associated protein 1-like, with product MPSIKLQSSDGEIFEVDVEIAKQSATIKTMLEDLGMDDEGDDDSVPLPNANAAILKQVIQWCTHHKEDPPPPEDDENKEKWTDDIPVWDQEFLKVDQGTLFEVILAVKYLAIKGLLDVTCKTVANMIKGKTPEEICKTFNIKNDFTQEEEAHVLKENQWCEEK